A stretch of Ectothiorhodospiraceae bacterium BW-2 DNA encodes these proteins:
- a CDS encoding paraslipin, which produces MESVTEWMGYVINFWTGLAVVLFFIFKSSLKFVSQNRALVVERFGKYQSTRVAGINLLFPFIDKVAYDHTLKEQAFDVPSQSAITKDNIGLTVDGVLYMKVIDPYKASYGVEDYAFAVTQLAQTTMRSEIGKMDLDKTFEERDLLNIAIVNAINEAAEPWGVQVLRYEIKDIEPPRSVLEAMERQMKAEREKRAVILESEGERQSAINVAEGEKQSKVLAAEADRAEQILRAEGEAKAIEMVAIAKAKALHVVGQAADNSAGQKAVQLDLATRAIEAKQQIAKESTVVLMDNQQSGAASTVAEAVAIVAAMNSSKAFSTTAEREELL; this is translated from the coding sequence ATGGAAAGTGTGACTGAATGGATGGGTTATGTGATCAACTTTTGGACTGGCCTGGCGGTCGTCCTCTTCTTTATCTTTAAATCGTCGCTTAAATTTGTGTCGCAAAACCGAGCGCTAGTGGTAGAGCGATTTGGGAAGTATCAGAGCACAAGGGTGGCGGGGATTAACCTGCTGTTCCCGTTTATCGATAAGGTCGCTTACGATCACACGCTTAAAGAGCAGGCGTTCGATGTTCCGAGTCAGAGCGCGATTACCAAGGATAATATCGGCCTGACCGTCGATGGGGTGCTCTATATGAAAGTTATCGATCCCTATAAGGCTAGTTACGGGGTAGAGGATTATGCCTTTGCGGTGACGCAACTGGCCCAGACGACGATGCGCTCAGAGATCGGTAAGATGGATCTCGATAAAACTTTTGAGGAGCGCGATCTGCTCAATATTGCCATCGTTAATGCGATTAACGAAGCGGCTGAGCCGTGGGGTGTGCAGGTGCTGCGCTACGAAATTAAGGATATTGAACCCCCTCGCAGTGTGTTAGAGGCGATGGAGCGGCAGATGAAGGCCGAGCGGGAGAAGCGGGCGGTTATTCTGGAGTCGGAGGGGGAGCGGCAGTCGGCAATTAATGTGGCTGAGGGGGAGAAGCAGTCAAAGGTGCTCGCGGCCGAGGCGGATCGTGCCGAGCAGATTTTGAGAGCGGAGGGGGAGGCTAAAGCGATTGAGATGGTCGCTATCGCCAAAGCTAAGGCACTGCATGTCGTCGGGCAGGCGGCAGATAACTCGGCAGGACAAAAAGCGGTGCAGCTCGATCTCGCTACGCGGGCGATTGAGGCGAAGCAGCAGATTGCCAAAGAGTCAACGGTGGTATTAATGGATAATCAACAGAGCGGGGCCGCCTCAACAGTGGCTGAAGCGGTCGCTATTGTGGCGGCGATGAATAGCTCTAAAGCCTTTAGCACCACCGCGGAGCGGGAAGAGCTGCTATGA
- a CDS encoding CBS domain-containing protein — MTMSEQTRGGAKPLTAATIMSCHPNVLHPYDTIHLAAEVVMKYRYRNLPVVDDESIFQGCFGIGSLLRMVLPHAAVMQNGLDHLQFLSDDLSQMNSRFCQHQQRPVSDFMERKVKTVSPDNPLIDTMLIVYREKSSLPVVEPHSGKLVGMISYWDIGQSIMAVRHGGAGGE, encoded by the coding sequence ATGACGATGAGTGAGCAGACACGAGGTGGCGCTAAGCCTTTAACGGCGGCGACGATTATGAGCTGTCATCCAAATGTTCTACATCCGTACGACACGATCCATCTGGCGGCCGAGGTGGTGATGAAGTATCGCTACCGTAATCTACCGGTGGTGGATGATGAATCTATTTTTCAAGGCTGTTTTGGCATAGGTAGCCTGCTGAGGATGGTTCTGCCCCATGCTGCGGTGATGCAGAATGGGTTGGATCATTTGCAGTTTTTAAGCGACGATCTGTCACAGATGAATAGCCGTTTTTGTCAGCACCAGCAGCGTCCGGTAAGCGATTTTATGGAGAGAAAAGTCAAGACTGTGTCACCCGATAACCCGCTGATCGATACCATGCTCATCGTCTATCGGGAGAAGAGTAGCCTGCCAGTGGTCGAGCCGCACAGCGGTAAGCTGGTCGGCATGATCTCCTACTGGGATATCGGTCAGAGCATTATGGCCGTTAGACATGGAGGAGCGGGGGGTGAGTGA
- a CDS encoding 2OG-Fe(II) oxygenase has product MGIDSLWPYEPPLPALTLDSTHLNSHYDAASVTATELAEKLRCHGYAVCDDLLPLPLREAMALEIRAIGREPFQRGGIGRRQQLNEAIRRDQILWLTDQLPAAREYLRWLEGLRQQLNRELLLGVFDFEGHYAYYPPSAFYAKHFDAFQNSDRHRILTVITYLNRNWQPEEGGELILYDQNDKPLLTVLPESGRQVLFLSEEFAHEVRPAQRYRYSATGWFRVNQN; this is encoded by the coding sequence ATGGGTATAGATAGTTTATGGCCGTACGAGCCACCCCTCCCCGCCCTAACTCTGGACTCTACTCACTTGAATAGCCACTATGACGCCGCCTCCGTGACAGCGACCGAACTTGCCGAAAAGCTACGCTGCCACGGTTATGCTGTTTGTGATGATCTGCTACCGCTGCCGCTGCGCGAAGCGATGGCGCTTGAGATTCGCGCCATAGGCCGAGAGCCGTTTCAACGCGGTGGTATCGGTCGGCGACAGCAGCTCAATGAGGCTATTCGTCGTGATCAGATTTTATGGTTAACCGACCAGCTTCCCGCCGCTAGAGAGTATCTGCGGTGGCTAGAGGGGCTACGACAGCAGCTCAATCGGGAGCTGTTACTAGGCGTGTTCGATTTCGAAGGTCACTACGCCTACTACCCCCCAAGTGCGTTCTATGCTAAACACTTTGACGCCTTTCAAAATAGCGACCGCCACCGAATCTTAACAGTCATCACCTACCTCAATCGCAACTGGCAGCCCGAAGAGGGGGGCGAGCTGATACTTTACGATCAGAATGATAAGCCCCTGTTAACGGTGCTACCAGAGTCGGGGCGGCAAGTGCTCTTTTTAAGCGAAGAGTTTGCCCACGAAGTGAGGCCGGCGCAACGATACCGCTACAGCGCCACCGGGTGGTTTCGAGTCAATCAGAACTAA